The Sorghum bicolor cultivar BTx623 chromosome 6, Sorghum_bicolor_NCBIv3, whole genome shotgun sequence genome contains the following window.
CATTTCACAGTGAGCGTCCTAAAAATCCAGGACTATCCAGCTAAGGCTAGACATCAAACCTTTATGAGTTTCAGCAGAGTCAAGCGGGCAATAGCTTCTCGATGGTCAAGTCTTGCAATGAGCAATGTTGTCAAACCATTAATGGCCATTGCTGTATTTAGCCTAGAAGATTTCCTGCCGAAAACATGTATACAATGTACAGATCAGTAATTTGTAGCATGGCTGCAACTAATCAGGAAATATGCCTTATTATACTCTTACGTGATTATCTTCAAGAAAGCGTCCAATGTATGGACAAAATACTGTTCTGGGCAGTCTTGGAAGAACTTCACTAATTTCTGAATGGCCTCTTTTTTCAACAGTGCCTGTTCTACTTTTCTGTGATCATTATCGTGAGCCAAACAAACAGCAATAGAATCTAATGCTGTGCATGCCCATGCATCATCCTCCAACAGATTTAAGTACACATCTAATCCTCCATGAACCCTCAACTGCTCTCTAGAGTTGCGAGAAGCATGGGCCATATCACACAGCAAAGGCAGGGCATATTGCCTCAGCGGTGAGTCTGACATGACAAAATTCATCAAGTGAGGGATGATTCCATTTTCAGCTGCTTGTTCCTGTCTTCTTTTATTAATCTTGCATAGGTTGAACAAAGCATTGAGGACCTAGAGACAGAAAGGCAGAGGCAGTCAATTATGTGCTCAGAAAAATAGCGCAACGGAAGGCAAATTATCTGCTGAGAAATCAGTTAGCATTTAATAGCATCAGATTTCAAACTAAAAAGGTACCGAAAAAAAAAGAGCACAGCTACAAGAACATGTCATCTTGTATACAATGCTGTTCTGCTGTCTACAGTTCTCACTTTAAGCAATAAGTAAGATGTTTTGCTACTCCAACTATGAGTATGCGATATGTATTGCATATTGCATACTACTATAACAAGGCATCAAATGAAGTATACTATATTGTTACTTCACTTGTTTAGGCATAGTCCCACTCCCACTCCCACAGCACCCCCTGAATAATACTCccaccattccaaattataagatgttttggcttttctagatacattgattttgctatgcacttagatatacatatacactatgtctagatacattgctagaaaaagccaaaacgtcttatagttTGAAATGAAGATAGTATGTAGTAGACCAACTCCGGCTGATATAGAACATGGGCCATAACTTAATTTTCAAAAGTATTGACTCCGAATGTTTCAAcatataaaaaggaaaatgacGTCCTGAAAAGCTACTTAGTGGGATTTCTTTCCTTGGTAATCATGCTTGGTTGCAAGTCTTTAACAAAAACACTGCACACCTCACTATGTATTTGATAAACCAGAGGTCCATCACGAAGCTCGAGAATCGGTATCAGATGTTTGATTGCATCTGTGCGTTGAAGTGTCTCGAGACAATTAGGATCACCCGACAAATGATTAATGCACCTAAGAATCTGCACAAAAAGGACAAATAGTTCCATAACCAAACAAACACAAACACAAGGAAATTGAGTCACATGAACAAGTACATAACAGAACAAACTAAATGTTTAAGACATTTACCTTAAGAAGAATAGGAGGTTCTATCTTGCTAAACATCTGGAAAAGCCTTGAAAGAAGGCTTTGGCTGGCCATAAGAGATTTTACCACGGTGTCTGCCTGTGCAAACTCCAAAAGAAGATCTGCTACTTTCTCAAGATATTCACGTGCCACATCTGCGCTCATGGAAGAGAACATCTGAGCTAATGGGCCTGATGATGTTGTACTCCCTGGTCTTAAATTGAGCACTCCTGATCCAGATAACACACCAGATGCTGTTTGCGATGCAGCTCCAGAAGTTGATGCCCCTTCATTAGAGGCACTTGCCGAAGGTGCATACTTCATACTATGAACTCTATTTGAAGCTTTTATACTAGAGTCCAGATGGCCATTCTCCCTTCCATGTCTAGAGACCTCTGCATTAAATTCAAAAACCAATCTATTAGCACATAAATAAATACATGCTACACATCTTTTGCAAATAAGGAGTAGATGATTCTTTCTGTACTCCAAATTGTTTCTACAGTTCACAAATGAATGCTAGTGTTACAATAAACACGACATTACTTATCATTTACACAAAAGAAACTTAGTAAATATGCACAAGAGCTGCACATCTTCATATGAACGAGAGGAAGCGCTGGTCCGAAAACAGAACCCCTCCAACAGGAAGTGTGCAAACTCATACACACACTCCTTACCACTAAAAAGAGCATATGCTACACTAGAATATTGGAAAACCAACTTGAGCGACATACTAGCCCGACCACAAGGTCATAAAGACTTACATTTGACAGAGAAGGCAAATAATTGAAGCAAGGCACACAGGTACTTTGGAGATGTGAACAGTCAGCTCTGATCCTGAAATTAACTACTGTAGGTCTATAGTCCAGGAGGGTTCTTTGATGTCTCTTTGGTTTCTCCTTTTTACTTGGTCTGTAACAGGATTACTAAGCATAGGTGCTTTCAAGTTAACTTGTGTATCACATTATGCAAAAATGTGCTGGATAGTCATACCGTAACTCTCTTTAGTTTTATCCAAATACTGGAAACCAGGAACTCCTTCCTTTTTATAGGGGAGTTACCTTAATTTGGGGAAAAAGGACTTAGTGGAACGAGAAGCAAACCAAATAGAGAAATATATAACATAAAGAAATCTCAATGATAAACATTAGACCTATAACCAAATGATGGCATATAAAGTTATAAAGAGTAAAGAAAGGTTAGAATAGAAATATTCTATCTTTAGGTTTCTTTGTCCATGTGTAACAAAAACTGAAAAAGTTAGCATTTGATAAAGAGTATATAAACTCAAGAGAGAAAAGTGGAACATAAAGCAAACTACTTAGGTGAAAAGCATAATGCACACTGGGAGGATGCACCAATATGCTAAAGACTAACATACCAGCAAAATCCATCATTAAGTCAAGTTCACCATTTGTTTTCCTCTCTGTCGATGTATGTAATAGTGGCAAAATGGTTTCATGCCTTTCCAATCCAGATATATGGCGAACGTAATCAAGTTGTCCAGATACATGTCGAGAAGGTGGTTCTTTCTCCAGTAAACTCAGTAGAGGTCGGACCTGGTCATTTTGACCGCTATTATGACCATTTGAAACTAGTTCTACATGCTTTGGTGATCTGTCTGTAGATGTCCTTCCGGCAGAAACACTAAGCCTCGGTGGCCGAATAACCAAGTCGTTCTCATTCCTCTCCAAGTTACTGCCGGTTTTATCGCTGAACCTAGGAGATGATGAGGCGTCCATTAATATATGGTGCTTATCTGCATCTGCTTGTAGAGATTGCAGAGAACCAGATGAATGATGATGGTCCAGTCGTGCCTTGCAACTTTCAAGAACTGAAGGGTCTAATTGGCCAGATCTTCGTCGGGGGGTTGAGCCATTCTGTGTTACTGAAGCACCTGACCCTGAGACTGAGGCAAATCTTGTTGCTTCGTTCAGGCTGTGTAGTGTATTCACCAGCCTAGGAAGCATCCCATTTTTTGCCGCTATACGACAGAAGTCATTTCTTGGAGTTGAATGCTGGAGCTTGAAGACCTGCCAAATGCCGTCAATTGCAAGATGAACCATGTCCCTGctaatttaaaatattttccagtATATTAGTTAGATCCAACCATTTAAAACAAATTAATACAGGAGAAAAATATGGAGGAATAATTAAACCAGCAGACTTGCCTGTATTTTGCATAGTCAGGCTCCATAAAGCTTACCAAAACAGGGATACCTTGGCACGCAACGAACATTTGCAATGTCAAGGTGCTGGAGATGGAAACTGGAAATTAGTACACCAAAGCATTTGTCCCTTCCACTCTTATCAAAAAATGTCAGCAACTATCAACTATGTTGGAGAAAGAAAAATACCTGGCTTGACAAAGCTGCTGAAGAAACAAGGATGCTTGCACCCGAACATCCTTTGGGCGATTTGGCTCTGCAAAATTCATCACCACTGGAATCTGCAGATAACTTTTAAATATCAACTATCTATCCCACAAAGTCAACAGAGCATGAAGGTCATGAATTGCTCTGGAATATTAGTCTTACAAGGCCAACAAGGCAAGCATTTTCCAGGAAGCCTGTACTATCTTTTACAATGTTGTTGATAAGCTGTAGAACTGAGCATAAAATCTGCAAAAATaataatagaaaaaataaaaaaaaacaaacaactaTTCGGTGTAAAGAGTCAGGAAAAaaatgtttgtaaaaaccacAGTGAAACATCATACACGATTTTTGGGAatttcaaggagttccatcagcgGGAGGAAACCATTCTGTGTCATATAAATCTGTTTTTGCTCAGGCCGGTGACTGAAGATTGATAGAAGCTTTTGGCACGCTAACAGTATTACATCTTCACTTTCTCCTGGTTTCAGTTGTGCTACTATTTTGCTGTATTCCACAGACTACAAAAATAGAGAACAAAAGGTATTTGAAGGTCAAACTCTAGCAATCAGAACTGTACGAAAGCAATGTATGGTTAGCAGGACATATTCTAAATGTCAAACAAAAATGCATTGTACTGAGTaggaataattaattgttttggggtGATCTCTTTTAGGACAGTAAACAGTtaagtttatcagaaaataagcCATCCAATATACTGTTCATGTAAAATGCAAGTATCGTATATTTCAAATAGAAACTTATCATGTAATCAACCAACAGGGGCATTCTTTTGCACAAAAATTGCAAGAATCATATTACCAGAATTGAACAACTGACAGCCAATATATAGAAGATGTATATTTATAGAATTGTAAAGGTTCGCCAAGAACATTGCCAAAGCATCGTTCTTAGGTTTTGAGGCGAGGCATCGCAAACCAACCCCCCTCGTGTTGCCAAGGCATTTAAGGTGCTAAGGTGACACGACGCCATAAACATATTAGCATTTCAAGAGAAAAGGAAAATAAGACAAGAAAATAGGAGAGACTGCCTTCCTAGACTATCCAGCTCGTCACCCTTTCTAGGTACTCCAGCCCATCCTCCTCTCAAAGAGATAGTCCATGGCTTGTTATACACCTAACACATTGCACCTATCACGATTAAGTGCCAGCAGCAGCTACATAAGGGCACACTACCAGTGGTGTTCTGAACAGAGCGAGGGGAGCAGCAACAAGCATCACTGACCCAAAAGCAAGCTCTTTACATGGTTCCAGCAGCCTGCATGCTGCCCCCACCCCCTCCCATATCGACAAGCACTGGAACCAGTGGTTGCCTTCCCGCTGGTTCCTTCCTTCCCTCTCATTGCTTTTGGCAAGGCGTCAGTGACGCCTTGAGCCCTGAAGGCACCTTACAGCCTAGTGGACATCATTACATATGCCAAAGTATTGACATCAATTTTGCACAAACACAGACCGAAGTTGTAGAATGCATCATGGTAATAGAAGTTAGACATGGCACACCTGCAGAGGGAAAAGACTCTCTCCAGGAATATGTTCACCAAAACCCTATAAAAATTGGCCAATACCATCGAAATCAGAGCTAGAATAAACAgaaattcatctattttaaatatCAAAGGTACATAGATAGAGCAACAGTAGTGTTGTGCAGTACCGACGCATCGATATTTTCTAGTTGCATGGCAAATTCAATTAGTTTTCCACCATTCATGGACtcgctatcattttctttttgcTTCTCCACCCTGGCATTGAGCCCCTTCGCAAATTCATTGTGTACACCATTATATTGAAGTTCTTGGACAGTAGTTGATGTCGAAGGTTCAGCCCCATTATCTCCCCGTTTAtcgattggtggaaataaatctTCCAAAGAGGCATCTTCAGGTTTGTCACTAAATCTACTAAGCTGTTTCGGCCCCTCAACAACTGAAGGTTCAACCACCTGTCAAGACAGAATATACTTAAGGGCAATTTAAAGAACTtccaataaaaataaaataaattcaaGACCTTCATAATGAGTAACCATTGCGAACTATTCACCTAGTGAAAGTATTATAGACCAATTGACAAGTAACCAACAAGATTGATTCACGAAGATGTGTGTCATGATGGTTTCATAGTTGCATGTAAACAGCTACATTGGAAAATTATTTACCTAAGTGGCAGCCTAGTGGCTGCATCATTCGATCAAAGGGTGTCAATTGTAACCTAACTCAAATTGAATGGACCGTGCATAATCCCATTCTGTTCCTTCACACAAATAAGGCAGTTCAAATATACTCGTACATTTTATTTCAGCTTTTCCAACTTCCACCCATACAACAAGTGGTTGTTTAAGAAAGCATATGTAGAGTGCATATAAAAAAGTAAAATACAAGCATGTGCATCATAGTGACTCCTTACAGTTCTTGATTAAGGAATTAACAGAAGATTTCTTCGAGTCAAAATGCTATGCACAAAGATCTCACCTTTTGGAAGTCAATATTCTGTCTTCCAGCCTGAAAGGAGAACACATCACCATCCTCAACACTTGAACTCTCTTTATTCTCCAGCTCTACCTTACTTGGCGGACCACCTTGCAATAGTTCATGTGCCATCACTTTGCCATTCAAATCAGCACCTCCAGATGAAGATTCCACCGGTAACTTCTCATGTAAAACTAGTGTCGGATCTTTATTAAGGACCACATTATCTTTCATAAGTGCCACATTGTTTGAACTACTGCCCTCAGTAAGTTTTAAATTTCCATCATGAAGTCCTTCAGATTTATTTTGCGCATCAGAGTCCATAATTGGTTCTTTTTTCCCATTCTCCTAGAGcagcataaataaaaataaattttaattgGCAAGCCTCAGAGGCTAAGAATATAGTGGGTGCACTGCAGAAATTTGGGAGGATCAATCCCTGAGCTAAATATGATGCAATAAAAAACCTGATAGTGTGTTACCTGGTCAACATTAGAAGCAATAGTTGTTTGAGTATCTCCTGGTGTGTCGCAAAAACCAGAGCTATTATCACCTCTTGAGCCTTCATCATCCCCGTCGATGTTCCTGATTGTACCGACAGGAGGAGAATTTAAGTCTTCTCAATGGAAAGAagattcaaataatcaatgaacaTTCAATCTAGTGATATATTATGAAGCAAAAGCAAAAGTCAATGATGTCTGTACTTTTCTAGACTGTATATCTGTTCATCAAAGTATTCACTATCACAGGAAACTCTCATTATACCTCAATGGAGTAGGTTGCCGAAGGGAAGCAGGCAAAGCTCGTCTTGAGTTTTGCAACCATGGATGCATCAATAATGCCTTTGCATCAGGCCTTTGCATCGCATCCTAaagttatttttaaaaaaaaaggtcaGACCATGTAACTAAAGAAATACAAATTGAAGTCCTCAAATAACATTACGATAGACAACCTTTTGGAAACATTGACGGAGAAAATCGGTAATCTCAGGTGACAGTCCTTCTGGTATTGGTGGATGCACATCCTACAAAATAAATAGTATACTCACATAGCAGAATAAAGAGTAACTTGCAAAGATGAACATAGATCGAAACAGCTGTATGCAACCAACCTGAACAATACGGAACAGTGCAGGCATAGGTTGGAGATCATAATATGGCGGGGCACATGTCAGCAACTCAATTACGGTGCAACCCACACTCCAGATATCAGAAGCAGCACAAACACCGGACATTTCGATGACCTAATGTAGTCATGTGTTGATAAGATGATGAATGAAACTCAAATCCCAGATTGTATTAAAAACCTAATGTAGTCATGTGTTGATAAGACGATGAATGAAATTCAAATCCTATGACTATTAAATGCAATTATATAGTTTTTATTGGTGAAATATGAAAGGCCATAGTAGCCATCATAGCAATTAATATCATCCCATATATCTATCGGAGTAAGAAACACAGTCAGTGATATGAATTTGCAAATTAACTCAGTCCAATTGTCCTAGTTGAATATGTAAGTAAAACTCATGAGCCTAGACTAGACATGTTTAGTCAACCTTGGGCTACACGTCCTTTAGAAATCTATTACTTTTGTGGTGCCAATGGCGTGTATTTGCAAAACCATGATCACCAAATATTGAAAATACATATAGAAATTCCAGAACAATGTAACAAATTGGTGTAAATAAGTTCTACTGGCCTCATGATCATCTTCCCAAGTTCTAATCAATTTGTCCCCCACATAGGCAGACATTGCTATATTTTCTATGAATTGGGTGTCAACTTGATGAACTAATGTTAAATTAATGGTTGCCTTAGTCTTTGTTGATTCTACAGATTTTACATCCACAGAACAATGGAACCAGCAACCTTCAACTCATTTAATAGTAAGACACAAAATTAAGATAATAAACTACTCCAGTATGCTAAGTGGCATAGAGGACAATAATTCAGTAGAAACATTGTATTCAACAAATGGTTAATCAATAGCCAACCTCAGGCGCCATCCAGTATGGAGTGCCGACCACAGAATGAGTGTTGATGTCAGCTTCAGTCAATTTAGTGGCAACTCCAAAATCAGCAAGTTTGACAAGGCCCTAAACAAGCAGGGAACACAAATGAAGATATATAGAGAAAATGTGTTACTGCTATGTTTCTATTGCAAGTTTAGAATTAAGGGCGGATACACACTTCGTATTAACAATTAATGCTCCCAAAATCTCTGCTAGCCCACTATTTGTCCATGATTTTATCTCTAGGATGCCcctttatttctttcttttttgctgCATCAGTCATGTCACTACATGTTTTCATGGTTTTATGCTTCCAATTACGGTATTAGAAGGTTGCTTCCAAGTTCCAAGATAAGTGTCCTTGCACCTTTTTTTTAACAACACTCAGATCTAGGTGTTCCAATATTTTTTTTCCCAATTCAATTATTGAAACATTGAAAGGGGGGGGGGCAAATAATATACAGCCATTAACCTCTTTGGTAGTCAGTATATTTGCACCCTTGATATCTCTATGAATGACACCTTGTTCATGCAGATAAACAAGACCTTCCAACACCTGGTCACATAAAACTAAAATCAGATTTAAATAAGGAGAAAAGGGAAAAGTATTAGTATTGCAGTAACCACCACAAGCACCTGGGCAATGTATACAGCCACCAAAGATTCAGGAAAAGGTCCAAATTTGTTTGGCTTGATAATATTGGCAAGTGAGCCATTCTCTACATACCTGCAGTTATACCTATGGTATTAGAACTTCCATGTCGAAATTCACTAGACCTCTACCGCATATCAACTATGAAGACATTTCAATGCTTACTCTAAAATAATATGGAGGTGGCTCTTTGTCTTCAGTGATCCCAGATACTTGACAATATTTTTGTGATTAAGATTCtgcacacaaaaaaaaacaaaagatttggagtccctcaTAAGTGCATAAAACAATCAAGGTCCTGCTTTCAATTTCAGAAACAATAGAAGCTACTAAAACCAACTGCAAGATTAAATAGTTTTAGCTTTCCCACCACACTAGTTACTATTTCCAGATTCTATTACCTCTTACATTATACATGTTTAGGGAGATACTAGGTATGATGTACTAAATGATCAACAAATGGAATATAAGCACCTCAAAGTGTATAACAGTATATATATTATACCAAAGCAAGAATTTAATGTGATCTTTATGAATTTTCATAAGCTACAGCAACTCCTACCTAACACCAGTAAAGCATGCAAAAGATCTAAAAATTCTGATTAAAAGGAATATAACAGAAATCGATTTGCGGAAGTTAACAGGAAAAATAATAGAGATGTGATTATAGCTGTATAACATAAAAACAACAAAACTTACTTTCAAAAGGTCGATCTCTTGCTGCATACACCATACCAGCAAACCATGAAGAGCATTGTGCAGAATTGTTAAACATGCACAAAGACAATTAATTAGAACCCTAGGCATCAGGAATACAATAGCAATTGCAGAAAAGAGTAATATTCACCAAAAAGAGGGGGAAATGTTTTAACAAGAACTATATAAGAAAGTAATAGGGATGGTTATACAAGAAGAATGCAAAAAATGTATTACTTCCTTCCCGGTGTTCTAAAATGCATCATATGGTCCTTGATGACGTATGTGGCCAAGTAAGTCCAACAGTATGTCCGTATGTTAAATAAACAAACAACTAAAGTTGATATTTCACAAGCTCAGGACAGATGCATCAGATATGCTCCAGAGGGCAACATTTAAACAAGCGATACACATAGATTTCAAGATCAACTTCAAGTGTTAGGTGATACATGAAACCAATATCTGATGAAAGAGAACTAACATAGCAAACAATTCACAAAATTAACACCAACACATCAAGCATGATACCTATACAACTATAGATTAGATTTAGATGAACCACGCGTCAGCCTACACATTGCTTTTATTTGCTGCCAATCCACTTATATGTAGTTATGAGCCAAAAGACAAATCCATCAATTGCATGAAGGTTCTAGAGGTTCAAAATGTCATTGTTTGCTTGCAAAGGCAAATAAGGCTGCAGTCACTATTAGTCATGGTGTAGAAAATGCAGAAAAACTTTTTCTCGTGAACAATGTGACAAAACAAAACTTGTCTATAGGTAGTAAATTTGGAAATAATACATTGCTGTAGATAATCAAGCCAATTGTATCAAGAAAATGCACCTAAAGTTGCGATCCTTTATGTCATGAGTCATGTTTTTATGAGATCCCAATAGAATATCATACTACAAATGTTTTTGTGGAACTGGGTGCGTTTGGTAGGGATCCAGATTCTCGTAGAAACGTTTCGGATCAAGATTCTCTCCAGAAACATTTCAGGTGAAGAATCAGAATCACTTTACAAAACTGTTTGGATGGTAGCCTAAAAGAgttctttttataaaaaaatcatataaatgaACTATGCTTCAAAAAAATTCTAAACTTTTTGTGGGTGAAGAACAACTTCGATACAACCCATTTTAATTTGTTGCACTAGAAAAGGATTATTATTAACAAAACTATAATTATTAGTACACAGTAGCGAAAGTAGAATCCATGCAAAACCAGCCTTCCGGTGTTTCGGGTTCCAAAGAAGCAAACATAAAACGTATCTGCGTTTGGCACGGATTCTACCGTTTCTTGCTAGAATCGGAACCGAATCGGTCTTCCAAACGGACCCATGTGTATCATATCTTCCACACATAAAACAATTAACAGGTCAAAAGTTCCATATGATCGCAATCAGCAAACGTATAACCAACTCGCTACATGACCAATTAACATGCCAAAACACAAGTAACGCACGTCCTTGACTTCTGCTATAATTCCCAAGTTTGAACCTACCAAACAGGGAGCTTGCTTACGACTCACATGAGTAAGCTAGCAGAACCTAGCCCTGGGATGTAATCTCACAGCAAAAAATACGCTACAAAAGGGCAAGCTGCATAGCTGAAACTACATGTAATAGCTGCACTGCAGTCGTTGTGTGTTAGCTCCACAGCTCCCTCGAAACCACATTTCACGCAATTTGTCAGTTCCTGTGCATGATaaagttaaaaagaaaaaatcacCATTATTATGTTGAGATCCTCCTGCGGAATGTTCTCCAGCGAGACCTGTTTGATGGCCACAAAATCACCATTCTCCAGGTCAAGCCCCTTGTATACGCGGCCGTACGCCCCCTTCCCTATCTCATCTCCAAGCATCTGCACACACGCGGGCCCAGGCACAGTGAGTGAGAGTAAGATAACCCCAAAATTCGCAGCAACAGAACACGAATTCCCCCCGGATCTGAGTCGGGAGGCGCGAGAATCCTTACGTATTTGTTGTCGAGCGTCTTGGATTTGTGGAACTGCGCATTGTGCTGCCTCGACCCCATATCGTCGCCTCCTCCTTCACAGGGCCCCGGGCGCCGCCTGGCGCGGCGGGGGCGGGCGGATCAGCAGTCACCGGCGGCGGTGCAGAGTCTCTCGCGAGCTCGTGGCGAGGGCCATTCAGCCTTGCTCTAGGGTTTGGGTGGGGAAGGGAATTGGCGACGGGGGCGAGCAGGAAGACGAAGGCCGGAGGAGAGAAACGGAAGAGAGAGACGGACACACTGGAGAGGGGGGCTTTTCCGTAATTCTTACTAATTTTCGTCCTCGTTTCGATATTTTTCTGGGCGTGGGAAACTAACGGAATGGATCCGCTTTTATACCGGGGGGTGGGCCTTTGAAGTCGGCGGAGGCCAACGAGGACGCTGCAGGGATAAGCGGGCTGAAGGACTGTCAATTAGCTGTCATCGACTAGCATATGAGATCTGGTGCTGCCTCATCCGCCCAGTGTCCGTTTCAGTCTCTTTTTCGAGCCATTGAACGAATATGTGACATGGTTTCGTCACACACTGGTGTCATGTTGTATATCTTCAATCGCTTTTGCTGTTTTGCATAGCGACGGAAGAACACCGGCACGGCACACCATTTCTCACACTTTGCCTGCTTGGGGGGTCTCCTTACCAACctcgttgttttttttttggcaaataaGCTAATCTGTACTTCAGTCTCTCAAGTTCTTTCGACCCTTGATC
Protein-coding sequences here:
- the LOC8070270 gene encoding MAP3K epsilon protein kinase 1; translated protein: MGSRQHNAQFHKSKTLDNKYMLGDEIGKGAYGRVYKGLDLENGDFVAIKQVSLENIPQEDLNIIMQEIDLLKNLNHKNIVKYLGSLKTKSHLHIILEYVENGSLANIIKPNKFGPFPESLVAVYIAQVLEGLVYLHEQGVIHRDIKGANILTTKEGLVKLADFGVATKLTEADINTHSVVGTPYWMAPEVIEMSGVCAASDIWSVGCTVIELLTCAPPYYDLQPMPALFRIVQDVHPPIPEGLSPEITDFLRQCFQKDAMQRPDAKALLMHPWLQNSRRALPASLRQPTPLRNIDGDDEGSRGDNSSGFCDTPGDTQTTIASNVDQENGKKEPIMDSDAQNKSEGLHDGNLKLTEGSSSNNVALMKDNVVLNKDPTLVLHEKLPVESSSGGADLNGKVMAHELLQGGPPSKVELENKESSSVEDGDVFSFQAGRQNIDFQKVVEPSVVEGPKQLSRFSDKPEDASLEDLFPPIDKRGDNGAEPSTSTTVQELQYNGVHNEFAKGLNARVEKQKENDSESMNGGKLIEFAMQLENIDASGFGEHIPGESLFPLQSVEYSKIVAQLKPGESEDVILLACQKLLSIFSHRPEQKQIYMTQNGFLPLMELLEIPKNRILCSVLQLINNIVKDSTGFLENACLVGLIPVVMNFAEPNRPKDVRVQASLFLQQLCQASTLTLQMFVACQGIPVLVSFMEPDYAKYRDMVHLAIDGIWQVFKLQHSTPRNDFCRIAAKNGMLPRLVNTLHSLNEATRFASVSGSGASVTQNGSTPRRRSGQLDPSVLESCKARLDHHHSSGSLQSLQADADKHHILMDASSSPRFSDKTGSNLERNENDLVIRPPRLSVSAGRTSTDRSPKHVELVSNGHNSGQNDQVRPLLSLLEKEPPSRHVSGQLDYVRHISGLERHETILPLLHTSTERKTNGELDLMMDFAEVSRHGRENGHLDSSIKASNRVHSMKYAPSASASNEGASTSGAASQTASGVLSGSGVLNLRPGSTTSSGPLAQMFSSMSADVAREYLEKVADLLLEFAQADTVVKSLMASQSLLSRLFQMFSKIEPPILLKILRCINHLSGDPNCLETLQRTDAIKHLIPILELRDGPLVYQIHSEVLNALFNLCKINKRRQEQAAENGIIPHLMNFVMSDSPLRQYALPLLCDMAHASRNSREQLRVHGGLDVYLNLLEDDAWACTALDSIAVCLAHDNDHRKVEQALLKKEAIQKLVKFFQDCPEQYFVHTLDAFLKIITKSSRLNTAMAINGLTTLLIARLDHREAIARLTLLKLIKVVYEHHPRPKQLIVENDLPQKLQNLIEERRDGQRGGQQVLVKQMATSLLKALHINTVL